Within the Hermetia illucens chromosome 6, iHerIll2.2.curated.20191125, whole genome shotgun sequence genome, the region CTCAAAATATGCGTCCAACAAATATGTATACTTACatacatattttgatttttaaaaaattttgtttttcatgaaAACTTCTTAAATGATTTCTTTTGAAGCAGATGGGACATTTCTAAGGTTCTTCGCTCCTATAGAGAAATGTTTCCTTTATGAGAATCGTTTATAAAATTTCCTTAGTTGCAGTTCCCTTTCTTCCATATTCAAATCTTTACCATCAAGACAACGATAAATCAAAATTGTTTGAGAGTAGGAATGTGGAATTATCATGCAAACAGTTGGTAAAGGGAAAATGTGATTGGGACCAGTACCTTTTGTAGATTAATATAACTGACCATATTAAACTTTAAACTCTCATAATTTCTGACTCATCGTATGAAGATGGTTTAAAGAAACATAAATAAACTTACCCCGACCTCCATAGCCGTTGCCATTATTCCGATAGCCTCCGCCGCCGCCTCCACTTCGATTACTCGACCCTCTATTTCCACCGCCGCTCGACTGTTGACGATAATCTCGTGAACCGAATCCACCTGAATTGGAGTATCGAGATCCGCCACCACCGCGATTCATACGCTTGCCTCCACCATACGATCGTTCCTGTGCCATAATGTCTTCGAGAAATTCAGGGATTTTCTGCTTTGTTTCAATCAGAAGTTCCATTAGGTCTGCACAAATATTACGATTTTTCTCGTTGAAGAAGCTCGTCGCCACTCCGAGATTACCCATACGACCTGTACGGCCAATACGATGCACATATTCTTCGACGTCTGACGGTAAATCGAAATTAATGACATGTTTAACATGAGGAATATCAAGTCCTCTAGCGGCAACAGCTGTTGCTACTAGAATGGGGCAATCACCCGATCGGAAGCAACGCAATGCTTCTTCGCGTTCCTTCTGAGATCTGTCACCGTGAATGCTAGTTACCGGGTGGTTGCATTTGTACAAGAATTCTTCGAGAGCGTCGGCTCCTTTCTTGGTTTCAACAAAGATCAGGGTCAGACAATCTTTCGAATACTCGGGGCTTCCGTTCTTTATGTTATTCAAAAGATCTAATAAATATGAACGTTTGTCCTGTTCGGAAACATGTAGAATAGTTTGTGTTATATTTTCGGATGTTGAGCCAACACGACCAACAGCCAAGAAAATGTAATTGTGCAGAAAATCGCTGGCCAACTCTTGGATGGCTTTTGGGAAAGTTGCTGAGAACATAAGTGTTTGTCTTTCTCCGGTCGGCGGCATATTGCTCTGCTCCACAATACGACGAATTTGTGGTTCGAAACCCATATCCAACATCCTGTCAGCTTCGTCTAGCACCAAAAATCGTATGTTATCTAGACATACTTTTCCTCTTGTTATCATATCTTCGAGACGTCCGGGGGTAGCAACAATCAGGTGACAACCTTTGTCTAGTTCCCGCATTTGTTCGCTAGTATTGTTtcctcctgaaaatttcaaatgattTTTATCATTCATGTGTTTCTCACTAGATTACGAGTCAACTCACCATACAGAACTGCCGGACGCATGCGCGAACGATACGAGAATTTTTTAGCTTCCTCGAATATCTGTGTAGCCAATTCGCGAGTGGGTGCAAGAACTAATCCCAGTGGATATTGCTTGCGACGATATGAACGGTTGTTTGGAGGTGCACCCTTGATACCATGCTCATACATCTGGTTTAGTATTGGTACTAAGAACGCAGCCGTTTTACCGGAACCCGTTTGAGCACATGCCATCAGATCGCGACCATTGATAATGATCGGAATTGCATACTTTTGAACCGGTGTCGGTTTATCATATCTTGCCAAAATTATATTGTTGGTAATAATCTCTGTCAGCTTGACGTCATCGAAGGATGTGATATGTGGAGGCACCTGATTGCCCGTCGCCTCCACGGGTATGTCTTCGTATTTGCTAAAATTGATACCGGTGTTGGCTGTGCCAAAAAGCTCAAGTTCCAAGCGTTCATCGCGCGGTCCGAGAACTGTGTAATCGACTTCATTGCGTCTTTCGTCCTTCCACTTCCCTCCAAAGTTGTTGACACTACCAGTATCACTCCGTTTTTCCGTTGGTTCAACCCAGCGGTCATTAGTACGTTGTGGAGGCAATTGATCACGTTCTCCTCTGTCACGCTCCCTATCGCGATCACCGCCACGCGACCCAGCACGGGGTCCACCGCTACGGTACCAATCCTCCCCACGTCTGGAATCGAATGCGTCACCGTTTTGATAATTTTCGTCGTTCCGACGTCTTGTAAAATTACCAAAGTCTCCCCCGCGATCTATTCGTTGATCTCGATTGTTGAATCGTCTTGAGTTATTTCTAGAAAGGAAAATCAGTTCAATAGACCATCGATCACTTATTACTTGCATATTTACCCTCGGAAGTCACTGTTGTTGCCACGGAAATCTCTGTCTCCTCTATAATCTCGATCCCTATCGTTGCGATAGTCTCTATTGTCCCGAGTAAATTCACGGTCCTTTTCTGCCGTCAATGGCGGGTTATTATTAGTCGTTCCTCCTCTCAAATGAGGTGGAATATAACGAGCAGTTGAATTCGAATTAGACGAAAAATTATTAACGGGGCTGCCGTTATCGGCTCTTCCGCCTTTCAAGTCCAGACCAGCAATCTGTAAATCGGAAAAAATTgtagaattattaaaaacatCTTGAATGAATCAAATACATTCATATAAGTGGCGGACCTCAAGTTCAAATGGGAGGATATTAGCGAGCTACAAACTTGACAATTAACTTAGATTTCACATGTTTTATTTTTGAAGAATTCCATTAGGGTTTGTTGCGAATGAAGTCTAATTTTATTTTCGTTCATTGTGTACCGTAGGACGTAGATCATAGCGAAATTTGGCAAAAGATGATAATTTTTCCGACCTTGGGCCTAGGATGCGGAATTTAAGCTTTTGTAAAATAAGATGTAAGCGAAAACGAGATGAAAAAATAAACCTACATCGATGAAAACGACCATACCGAAGTTGGAACATGCAGGCTGCGAACAGGATGACTTCTAGTGAAGCATTGACACGGCTCAAAAAAGTGAGCAGGAAATGGTTAACAaatatatttactttttatCGAAAAAATATTGCAACATATTGTggtccgtagcgttttgtgttttcttttattttagagCAATTTCTTTCGATGTTGGTATATTTATAGTCATTCGAGCTAAACTTTTCTACTCAAAAATCGTGAAAAGCTGTGGTTATCTGACACTGTTCAACCATCTTCATTCGATGGTATTTGCGAAAAAATTGGGAACATGGGTGCCTAACGAAGAGAACAAAGAGAGCAGTCTTTAAATGCCGCTCAATATCTTGCCTGCCTACGAGTGACACGTGGATATAAGCAACGTTTCCTGTACCGAATCGTGGTAAAGAAAAGAGTGGGTAATTCCAGAacagcagctccaagcactcagacctttgttagacccattgtaATATCCCCTACGGCGTTCGTAAACTTTCGCGAGAACATTCTCTAGAAACAGAAAATGGGCAGActtttcgttgaagaaaatcttaccaagatatcttcgtctgaggaggTGGGGTAactgcatatggccgagaccaccactccgaCTTTTTCCAAccctacttcggtttttcatgccccacttcttaagggacaacaaaaaggcCGCTAGCCCGGGTTCCTTCacgaagattttcgcctgcccgTAGAATAGGTTCTAGTTCCGCGGGCGGCGTACTACTTATTGCTccaataatacttaggcaactgagcctctgaatctacgttagcagcttcctattAGCGAAGTTCAGTTTCGGCCACCGGACGATGCATTCATAcatcaaaataggttttattatTGATGTATTCATCCAAGGAATCCGGTTtgatgaaagtccccaggtcttatctaTCGCAGTCCTGCAGCACCggggcaatctgcaggatttctggtattgttcgtggatatggtgtttccacgttaacttggagtggggatgtactcctaaatatttgactgtttgtacctgGATTTCCGCtcttgctaaggtgggtagcgtgtagccatagcaaggtgtccataactaggagccataacagaggagagaggatccctccctgtgggcaacaaCTAAGATGTCCTATCTTAATAGGCTTCTgttcgaccaatatgtggatgtttatccactctagcatgtaaaGAATCCAACTGCTCCATGCTGTTTTGCCGCGTTACATATCGTTGCGAATGGGGTATAATTGAAGGCGCCCTGaatgtccatgaatgcacctAAGGCGTATTTTTTATCGGACACCGCCGTCTCGATTTTTGCCGGTAGATTATGGAATGCTGTCTCCGTGAATTCGCCTTTTTGGTAGGCATTTTGCCTAAAAGGAAGTGCCCACCTAGGAATATTTGTATCCCTCATGAACCGATTTACTagcctttccagtccttttagcagaaagaaaGGCTGATCGGTGGGTTCCCTAATTTGGGAAGAAATATtaacttcacatcacgccagttggttggaatataagcgtgtgctaggcgaacacggtatatattccgaatgtgtagaccgaAGGCGTcaattccctctattactagagcagaataatgccatccggaccccCAAACTTGCacctgtggaacgagttaaacgcccatttcactcgttccAGTGAAATGACTTCGCATGCCAGAGCCCAATCttccggttgagggctgtatgtacTGTCGGccctgagatgagattttggatgctacctGGAAAGTGGGTTGCCGTTTTTTCatcactttctgtgtacctccagcTCTATAAACGTAGATGACCCAACGGCTGGCTGCGTTTTTTcacaaggatccgctttagttttgaggttgcctcaaaagaATTGGTATCTTGCAAAAGCGTCTAcatgatgatcgtttgaccGACTTTATGCTTTAAAACTTTTTGAGTCCCTTTCCCCGTCtccagcggctgaatcagagAGCTCGaatgaggagcatccttgtcgttcgcTTCtgctttgccaaatccgagttccatcaTGGAGTTTTACAATTCTTTCGGTTTATTCCAATTTTAGTTTAGTGTCCTAAACTTCAAAGCGTTTTTCCTGCAattcacgttttcaaagtcggtgcccctcataactccaaaattactacaccgatccttttgaaattgtgaacactatttctgtacataatttacaaaattaataatattcaaTAATGCTGGAGagttttttttgaatttgttaatatttttcacTTTGAATTAACAAATTAACCGATTTGTTTGAATGGGG harbors:
- the LOC119658727 gene encoding ATP-dependent RNA helicase bel → MSNAINQNGTGLEQQIAGLDLKGGRADNGSPVNNFSSNSNSTARYIPPHLRGGTTNNNPPLTAEKDREFTRDNRDYRNDRDRDYRGDRDFRGNNSDFRGNNSRRFNNRDQRIDRGGDFGNFTRRRNDENYQNGDAFDSRRGEDWYRSGGPRAGSRGGDRDRERDRGERDQLPPQRTNDRWVEPTEKRSDTGSVNNFGGKWKDERRNEVDYTVLGPRDERLELELFGTANTGINFSKYEDIPVEATGNQVPPHITSFDDVKLTEIITNNIILARYDKPTPVQKYAIPIIINGRDLMACAQTGSGKTAAFLVPILNQMYEHGIKGAPPNNRSYRRKQYPLGLVLAPTRELATQIFEEAKKFSYRSRMRPAVLYGGNNTSEQMRELDKGCHLIVATPGRLEDMITRGKVCLDNIRFLVLDEADRMLDMGFEPQIRRIVEQSNMPPTGERQTLMFSATFPKAIQELASDFLHNYIFLAVGRVGSTSENITQTILHVSEQDKRSYLLDLLNNIKNGSPEYSKDCLTLIFVETKKGADALEEFLYKCNHPVTSIHGDRSQKEREEALRCFRSGDCPILVATAVAARGLDIPHVKHVINFDLPSDVEEYVHRIGRTGRMGNLGVATSFFNEKNRNICADLMELLIETKQKIPEFLEDIMAQERSYGGGKRMNRGGGGSRYSNSGGFGSRDYRQQSSGGGNRGSSNRSGGGGGGYRNNGNGYGGRGNSGGYYGNGGNYGGSYSQSYSNNSSAPDWWEN